The following proteins come from a genomic window of Leptospira bandrabouensis:
- a CDS encoding peptidase MA family protein has product MIRKIITYTLVLLTSVIYSEVERSKVSLKRGPGADVLYFDFGETAPSSYLGVERLQEPKLEDLHLGFLEPTPGYYQGPDGGEVYQWAKNHYQWKRADGSVYTEWANGTFKLDFPSGTGFVSAPASCNGCLSTLIWNYPDLTKVTKYWMAHRKEYDYIRQKPIAFENYLLVSETKFGKPKLEFGNYVFYGSEKWSEYLRVFGDNFKMKPFLSFMKSEFQLENRGKIPVLLFDKYEEIKDYIGADIPGGSEEGGFGGRDSITLCCGEKMPQPTGVLEFDSDALRRIHFGTFYHEAVHNLEQISCLKIQTETGKFPQTDILDPWFEEGLANYAEAKFYERKQFHIYNDAEKLIRENKVPKSFKALLDAKFKDLLPYSIGPLLIKHIHETYGKEAIISYQKETCVGVSPLLALQNATGVSPDQILKDSLSRFEKEKDSILRNGKKLQLAGFTTMNSKFPNEYKNFLDKGFSLPESAVDIKSYTDLPSLQKIFPANVETYSGKLEGDFLGPNSSYFYLWKKGNYRWYGDSFEANVFPGNQILFRGSNFTLIEWEDGKKQYISPKGDSVIFFNLESKSYLDINGKQVTP; this is encoded by the coding sequence ATGATTCGTAAAATTATAACCTACACACTTGTCCTCCTAACTTCCGTTATCTATTCTGAAGTCGAAAGATCCAAGGTTTCTCTGAAAAGGGGACCCGGCGCCGATGTATTGTATTTCGATTTTGGAGAAACTGCACCCAGTTCTTATCTTGGTGTAGAAAGACTCCAGGAACCCAAATTAGAAGATTTGCATTTAGGTTTTTTAGAACCCACTCCTGGGTATTACCAAGGGCCAGACGGGGGAGAAGTATACCAATGGGCCAAAAACCATTACCAATGGAAACGTGCGGATGGTAGTGTTTATACAGAGTGGGCCAACGGAACATTTAAATTAGATTTTCCCTCGGGCACAGGTTTTGTTTCGGCACCAGCTTCATGTAATGGATGTTTGTCGACACTCATCTGGAATTATCCTGATTTAACGAAAGTCACTAAATACTGGATGGCACATCGAAAAGAATACGACTACATTCGCCAAAAACCAATTGCATTCGAAAACTATCTTCTCGTGAGTGAAACTAAATTTGGAAAACCAAAATTAGAATTCGGAAACTATGTATTTTACGGATCTGAAAAATGGTCCGAGTATTTACGAGTGTTTGGTGATAATTTTAAAATGAAACCTTTTCTTTCTTTTATGAAATCAGAGTTTCAATTGGAAAACAGAGGAAAAATCCCTGTTTTGTTATTCGATAAATATGAGGAAATTAAAGATTATATTGGTGCTGATATTCCCGGCGGTTCCGAAGAGGGTGGTTTTGGAGGTAGGGATTCCATTACTTTATGTTGTGGGGAAAAAATGCCACAACCCACTGGGGTTTTGGAGTTTGATTCCGATGCACTTAGACGCATTCATTTTGGGACTTTTTACCATGAGGCAGTTCACAACTTAGAACAAATCTCTTGTCTAAAAATCCAAACAGAAACAGGTAAATTTCCACAAACCGATATTTTAGATCCTTGGTTTGAAGAGGGACTTGCCAACTATGCGGAGGCAAAATTTTACGAGCGAAAACAATTCCATATTTATAATGATGCAGAAAAGTTAATTCGAGAAAACAAAGTTCCGAAATCCTTCAAAGCATTGTTAGATGCAAAATTCAAAGATTTACTTCCTTATTCTATTGGACCACTTCTTATCAAACATATCCATGAAACCTATGGAAAAGAAGCCATCATTTCTTACCAAAAGGAGACATGTGTAGGAGTATCACCCCTCCTTGCCTTACAAAACGCCACAGGTGTTTCTCCCGACCAAATTTTAAAAGATAGTTTGTCTCGTTTTGAAAAAGAAAAAGATTCTATCCTTCGGAATGGAAAAAAACTGCAGTTAGCAGGTTTTACTACTATGAACTCTAAATTTCCTAATGAATATAAGAACTTTTTAGACAAAGGATTTAGTTTACCTGAATCGGCAGTGGATATCAAATCTTATACAGACTTACCTAGTTTGCAAAAAATCTTTCCGGCAAATGTGGAAACATATTCAGGTAAATTAGAAGGAGATTTTCTCGGTCCAAATTCCAGTTATTTTTATCTTTGGAAAAAAGGGAACTACCGTTGGTATGGAGATTCCTTTGAAGCAAATGTTTTCCCGGGAAATCAAATACTTTTCCGAGGTTCTAATTTTACACTGATTGAATGGGAAGATGGGAAAAAACAATATATATCACCGAAGGGAGATTCGGTGATATTTTTTAATTTGGAGTCAAAATCCTATTTGGACATAAATGGAAAACAGGTCACTCCTTAG
- the trxB gene encoding thioredoxin-disulfide reductase, with protein MNHKVVIIGSGPAGHTAAIYAARANLNPVMYEGFMAGGVAAGGQLTTTTEVENFPGFPEGIDGTKLTQLFREQSSKYGTTIHTQTITKVDFSKRPFTLWSDDEEIKAESVIIATGATAKRMHVPGEETYWQRGISACAVCDGALPIYRNKALAVVGGGDSAVEEANHLTKFASKVYLVVRRDQLRASQIMQKRAMEHPKIEILWNQTVVEAKGGPGGLTSIVLESTKDKSKKDLEVGGLFYAIGHVPNTEVFQGQLDLDETGYIVTKPGTTQTNVAGVFAAGDVQDKVYRQAITAAGSGCMAALEAERWLEGH; from the coding sequence ATGAACCATAAAGTTGTCATCATCGGATCCGGTCCCGCAGGACATACCGCAGCCATTTACGCTGCAAGAGCCAATTTAAACCCGGTGATGTATGAAGGATTTATGGCAGGAGGAGTGGCTGCCGGTGGACAGCTCACCACCACGACAGAAGTGGAAAACTTTCCCGGTTTTCCAGAGGGAATTGATGGAACCAAACTCACCCAACTATTTCGGGAACAATCGTCTAAATACGGAACGACTATCCACACCCAAACCATTACTAAAGTGGATTTTTCCAAACGCCCATTTACTCTTTGGTCAGACGATGAAGAAATCAAAGCAGAATCCGTGATCATTGCCACTGGTGCCACTGCAAAACGGATGCACGTCCCAGGGGAAGAAACCTACTGGCAACGCGGGATCTCTGCCTGTGCCGTTTGTGATGGTGCCCTCCCGATTTACCGCAACAAAGCACTTGCCGTTGTGGGTGGCGGTGATTCCGCTGTAGAAGAAGCAAACCATCTGACTAAGTTTGCATCCAAAGTGTATTTAGTGGTGAGACGTGACCAACTCCGTGCTTCCCAAATCATGCAAAAACGGGCCATGGAACATCCAAAAATCGAAATCCTTTGGAACCAAACTGTGGTAGAAGCAAAAGGTGGTCCTGGAGGCCTTACTTCCATCGTTTTAGAAAGTACAAAAGACAAATCCAAAAAGGATTTAGAAGTGGGTGGTCTTTTTTATGCGATTGGACATGTGCCCAACACAGAAGTGTTCCAAGGACAATTGGATTTAGATGAAACTGGTTATATCGTTACAAAACCGGGAACCACACAAACCAATGTGGCTGGAGTATTTGCGGCAGGGGATGTTCAGGACAAAGTGTACAGACAAGCCATTACCGCAGCAGGTAGCGGTTGTATGGCGGCTCTAGAAGCCGAACGTTGGTTAGAAGGTCACTAA
- a CDS encoding tetratricopeptide repeat protein, with protein MVHRNSLIFLLTFASLLVVNCGRKERSLFEEGKKWEMAGEKTKALYYYELSLRENPDYDPVLKRMGLLLAESNQSIATAIFYLEKYHKQKRDDTEVQRELFRLYLTTGYEKEALEILEEIRFQGKKETLEFFETTYLCLTRGFKQKDYLLTLEKSPLAGDPYYAPWVRACETK; from the coding sequence GTGGTTCATAGAAACTCCCTTATTTTTTTACTCACGTTTGCCAGTCTGTTAGTCGTTAATTGCGGCCGAAAGGAAAGATCCCTTTTCGAAGAGGGTAAAAAATGGGAAATGGCTGGAGAAAAGACCAAAGCCCTCTATTATTACGAACTTTCCCTGCGTGAGAACCCTGATTACGATCCTGTTCTGAAACGAATGGGACTCCTACTTGCAGAAAGTAACCAATCCATTGCCACAGCCATTTTTTATTTGGAAAAATATCACAAACAAAAAAGGGACGACACAGAAGTACAAAGGGAACTCTTTCGGCTTTATCTTACCACAGGATACGAAAAAGAGGCATTGGAAATTTTGGAAGAAATTCGGTTCCAGGGAAAAAAAGAAACTTTGGAATTTTTCGAAACCACTTACCTTTGCCTTACTAGAGGGTTCAAACAGAAGGACTACCTACTGACCTTGGAAAAAAGTCCTCTCGCAGGGGATCCCTACTATGCGCCGTGGGTTCGGGCTTGCGAAACAAAATAG
- the xerD gene encoding site-specific tyrosine recombinase XerD → MGSKLPVSQNQLLQTFQEYLSVEKGLSDNSIYSYGYDLNKFAIFLEKEHINFLEVKANDIMRFLEEERERKISAKTLAREVVAIRQFYKYLRDEKRLDSNPTEKIETPEVARTIPDYLTQTEIDELFRNIKEDNLYELRDKCIFELLYSSGLRISEACNLKMTDIDMENMTITVEGKGGRQRLVPFGEKSLDILKKYLSESRTEILKKRTCEFVFVSKKGSYINRKSVWRLLNHYIKRTKIKKKVTPHTLRHSFATHLLENHADLKSVQELLGHIDISTTQIYTHMANKTLKEVHKKFHPRG, encoded by the coding sequence ATGGGTTCCAAATTGCCAGTTTCTCAAAATCAGCTTTTACAAACATTTCAAGAATACTTGTCCGTAGAAAAAGGACTGAGCGATAATTCGATATATTCCTACGGATACGATCTCAATAAGTTTGCGATCTTCTTGGAAAAGGAACATATCAATTTCTTAGAAGTAAAAGCAAATGATATTATGCGGTTTCTCGAAGAAGAAAGAGAACGTAAAATTTCCGCTAAAACATTGGCTCGAGAAGTGGTTGCCATCAGACAGTTTTATAAGTATCTTCGAGATGAAAAAAGGTTAGATTCCAATCCAACCGAAAAAATTGAAACTCCCGAAGTTGCAAGAACCATCCCTGATTATTTAACTCAAACCGAAATTGATGAACTCTTTCGTAATATCAAAGAGGACAATTTGTACGAACTTCGTGACAAATGTATCTTTGAACTTTTATATTCTTCTGGGCTTCGTATCTCGGAAGCATGTAATTTAAAAATGACCGATATCGACATGGAAAACATGACAATCACTGTAGAAGGAAAAGGGGGAAGACAACGCCTTGTTCCTTTTGGTGAAAAGTCATTGGATATTTTGAAAAAATACCTAAGTGAAAGTCGCACAGAAATTTTGAAAAAAAGAACTTGTGAGTTTGTATTTGTTTCTAAAAAAGGGTCGTATATCAACCGTAAGTCGGTATGGCGCCTTTTAAACCATTATATCAAACGCACAAAAATAAAGAAAAAAGTAACACCACACACTCTTCGCCACTCTTTTGCTACTCACCTTCTTGAGAACCATGCAGATCTCAAATCGGTTCAGGAACTTTTGGGTCATATCGATATTTCGACGACTCAAATTTATACTCATATGGCAAATAAAACTCTGAAGGAAGTTCATAAGAAATTCCATCCGAGAGGATAA
- a CDS encoding ATP-binding protein, with translation MSTQKKPTDYGKVVRIQIPSNPRFVSHTRNYFFNLCLEHGFSLYDSLDLKLVIGEAIVNVIRHAYSGNTGKPIFIEFQFDKDRVEIRLRDYGKKVEPGELRSFDLSDYREHGIGLFMIKELTDYYFLDQSFDVGNQMVLIKRK, from the coding sequence ATGTCGACACAAAAGAAACCCACGGACTACGGTAAAGTAGTCCGTATCCAAATCCCTTCCAACCCCCGTTTTGTATCTCATACTCGTAATTATTTTTTTAATCTTTGTTTAGAACATGGATTTTCTCTTTATGATTCACTCGACCTGAAACTCGTGATCGGGGAAGCCATTGTGAATGTCATCCGCCATGCCTATTCCGGAAACACAGGCAAACCCATTTTTATTGAATTTCAATTTGATAAAGACCGTGTGGAAATTCGATTGCGGGATTATGGAAAAAAAGTGGAACCGGGCGAACTTCGTAGTTTTGATCTTAGCGACTACAGAGAACATGGGATTGGACTTTTTATGATTAAAGAACTCACGGACTATTATTTCCTCGACCAATCTTTTGACGTAGGGAACCAAATGGTTCTCATCAAAAGAAAGTAA
- the hslV gene encoding ATP-dependent protease subunit HslV produces the protein METIHATTILSVRKNGKIAVGGDGQVSMGNTVMKHTAKKVRRLYNGKVIAGFAGSAADAFTLFELFEKKLIEHGGSVSRAAVELAREWRMDRMLRRLEALLIVCDANESFLISGTGDVISPDDGVLAIGSGGNFALSAARALVQNTDMDPKDIITKAMAITADICIYTNHNLVIEEL, from the coding sequence ATGGAAACAATTCACGCAACGACCATCCTTTCTGTTCGTAAAAACGGTAAAATTGCCGTAGGGGGAGACGGTCAAGTATCCATGGGAAATACGGTAATGAAACATACCGCAAAAAAAGTCAGAAGACTTTACAACGGTAAGGTGATTGCCGGATTTGCTGGAAGTGCCGCAGATGCCTTCACTCTATTTGAACTTTTTGAAAAAAAATTAATCGAACATGGTGGATCTGTCTCTCGGGCAGCAGTGGAGCTTGCTCGTGAGTGGAGGATGGACCGGATGCTTCGTAGGCTTGAGGCACTTCTTATTGTTTGTGATGCCAATGAATCTTTTTTAATTTCCGGAACGGGAGATGTGATTTCACCGGATGATGGAGTGCTTGCCATTGGTTCTGGTGGGAATTTTGCGCTTTCGGCTGCTCGTGCTCTTGTACAAAACACGGATATGGATCCAAAAGACATCATTACCAAGGCAATGGCGATCACTGCGGATATTTGTATATACACTAACCATAATTTGGTGATTGAGGAATTATAA
- the hslU gene encoding ATP-dependent protease ATPase subunit HslU, which yields MTYPTIIAEVAGSQNPAEELTPRQIVEKLDEHIIGQTKAKRAVAVALRNRSRRRKLDESLREEIYPKNIIMIGPTGVGKTEIARRLSKLCGAPFLKVEATKYTEVGYVGRDVESMIRDLAMGALNLVKAEFRDRVKDKATEKAEEIILDAILPPIFHKKEEDLNPEEKERQSSYKESREKFREKLRKGILNDREIEIDIPKPSAPTGMPMLQVFGAGNMEDMDNQLQSLLGDLMPKKSGKRKVKVIDAGKLLTESEAEKLIDADKIQSEAVRRVEEMGIIFLDEIDKIAGREGRQGADVSREGVQRDLLPIVEGSTVNTKIGPIKTDHILFIAAGAFHMTKPSDLIPELQGRFPIRVELETLTESDFIKILTTPKSSLTKQYEALLATEGVKINYTTDGIAEIAKLAFQMNEKNENIGARRLNTIMEKLLEDTSFDAPDLPEDQKEVVINESYVSSKLKGIIEDKDLSRFIL from the coding sequence ATGACATACCCTACGATAATCGCAGAAGTTGCAGGATCACAAAATCCAGCTGAGGAACTAACTCCTCGTCAAATTGTAGAAAAATTAGATGAACATATCATTGGGCAAACCAAAGCCAAACGTGCTGTGGCAGTGGCCCTTCGCAATCGTTCCAGACGTCGTAAACTCGACGAGTCTCTAAGAGAAGAAATTTATCCGAAAAATATCATTATGATTGGACCCACAGGTGTAGGAAAAACGGAAATTGCACGTCGACTGTCAAAGTTATGTGGTGCACCTTTTTTAAAAGTAGAAGCCACTAAGTATACGGAAGTAGGTTATGTTGGTCGCGATGTAGAATCCATGATTCGTGATTTGGCAATGGGTGCGTTGAATTTGGTGAAAGCCGAATTTCGAGACCGTGTCAAAGACAAAGCTACAGAAAAGGCGGAAGAGATAATCCTCGATGCCATTTTACCTCCCATCTTCCATAAAAAAGAGGAAGACCTAAATCCAGAGGAAAAAGAAAGACAATCCAGTTATAAAGAATCTAGAGAAAAGTTTAGAGAAAAACTTCGGAAAGGTATCTTAAATGATAGGGAAATTGAAATCGATATTCCCAAACCTTCGGCGCCAACGGGAATGCCCATGTTGCAAGTGTTTGGTGCCGGGAATATGGAAGATATGGACAACCAATTACAAAGTTTACTCGGTGATTTGATGCCGAAAAAATCGGGCAAACGAAAAGTAAAAGTAATTGATGCTGGGAAACTTCTCACCGAATCGGAAGCAGAAAAACTAATCGATGCTGACAAAATCCAATCGGAAGCCGTGAGGCGTGTGGAAGAGATGGGAATTATCTTTTTAGATGAAATTGATAAAATTGCCGGTCGGGAAGGAAGACAAGGTGCCGATGTATCCCGGGAAGGAGTCCAAAGAGACTTACTTCCTATCGTCGAAGGATCGACAGTGAATACAAAGATTGGTCCGATTAAAACCGATCATATTCTTTTTATCGCGGCAGGTGCCTTTCATATGACAAAACCATCTGACCTGATTCCGGAACTCCAAGGTCGGTTTCCCATTCGTGTGGAGCTGGAAACACTCACAGAATCTGATTTTATCAAAATCCTTACCACTCCCAAATCTTCTCTCACCAAACAATATGAAGCCCTTCTTGCCACAGAAGGTGTAAAAATCAACTACACAACGGACGGGATTGCCGAGATTGCCAAACTAGCGTTTCAGATGAATGAAAAAAATGAAAACATTGGGGCAAGAAGACTCAATACCATTATGGAAAAACTATTAGAAGATACAAGTTTTGATGCACCTGACTTGCCTGAAGACCAAAAAGAGGTTGTTATTAACGAAAGTTATGTGTCATCCAAACTAAAAGGAATCATCGAAGATAAGGACTTAAGCCGGTTCATTTTATAA
- a CDS encoding chorismate-binding protein, with the protein MIQVSEFTWESFEKEYRNIGGLLFEDSRNEPGFTICDWYFDLHEEIEILYTEKEPVAETIIKNLSKLDDYREKGFYPCGALFFELGYFFIEGLNLKHSSLAEGTPLLQYSIYKQKKRIKYPKPSFLNLENTALKNITALWDKETYKERFKKTREALLLGESYELNLCFPVSISIEGDLFLYYQSLKAKQKTKYSVYYPFLDTRTLSLSPELFFEVNGDKIKTEPMKGTILRGFTSKQDKEYKSQLATSDKEKAENVMITDLYRNDLGRIAKQGTVKVTDLFLIKGLETVWQMVSKVEAKLKNPFSWFPVLQALFPSGSVIGAPKKRSFELLRELENTNRGLYTGSIFVSEMLDGVPWVRSNVTIRTLHLKKENNLWKGNYGVGSGITVLSEAEAEYKECLSKLKFITNPNPPSFEILETIRFRKGHYFLKDLHLERMEETANRFGYPFSKQKAEACLKTHNHSYKDEGVFRLRFLLNEKGEFRLESFPHTKPKFRPRIRLGLASRPVDSNDLFLYHKTTNRSFYQKMLDECKTKSIDDCVLYDQDGRILETNIRNLFLKKGKFWFTPTLETGGLPGVFREALLRKGWVKETDLFQSDLLDAEEILVGNSLRGFEKVDLVH; encoded by the coding sequence TTGATACAGGTTTCAGAATTTACTTGGGAGTCTTTTGAGAAAGAATACCGAAATATTGGTGGCCTTCTCTTTGAAGACTCTCGTAATGAACCAGGTTTTACCATTTGCGATTGGTATTTTGACTTACATGAGGAAATAGAAATCCTCTATACAGAAAAAGAACCAGTCGCAGAAACCATCATAAAAAACTTATCCAAGTTAGACGACTACCGAGAGAAAGGATTTTATCCTTGTGGTGCCTTATTTTTTGAACTTGGGTATTTTTTTATCGAAGGATTGAATTTAAAACATTCTTCTCTCGCAGAAGGAACTCCCCTCCTCCAATATTCCATTTACAAACAAAAAAAAAGAATCAAGTATCCGAAACCTTCTTTTCTCAACCTTGAAAACACGGCATTAAAAAATATAACTGCCTTATGGGATAAAGAAACCTACAAAGAACGATTTAAAAAAACAAGAGAAGCACTTTTACTTGGTGAAAGTTATGAATTGAATTTATGTTTTCCCGTTTCGATTTCCATCGAAGGGGATTTGTTTTTATACTACCAATCGTTAAAAGCAAAACAAAAAACAAAATACTCTGTTTATTATCCTTTTTTAGATACAAGGACTCTCTCTTTATCACCAGAACTTTTTTTTGAAGTAAATGGCGATAAAATAAAAACAGAACCTATGAAAGGAACAATCCTTCGAGGTTTTACATCCAAACAAGATAAAGAATATAAATCACAACTCGCAACTTCTGACAAAGAAAAAGCCGAAAATGTAATGATTACGGATTTATATCGAAACGACTTGGGAAGGATCGCCAAACAAGGAACAGTGAAAGTTACCGATCTTTTTTTAATCAAAGGTCTGGAAACGGTTTGGCAGATGGTTTCCAAAGTGGAAGCCAAATTAAAAAATCCTTTTTCTTGGTTTCCCGTCCTTCAGGCACTTTTTCCTTCAGGCTCTGTGATTGGTGCACCGAAAAAAAGATCCTTTGAACTTTTACGAGAACTAGAAAACACAAACAGGGGATTGTATACAGGATCCATCTTCGTCTCGGAAATGTTAGATGGTGTTCCTTGGGTTCGTTCCAATGTTACGATTCGAACCTTACATTTAAAAAAAGAAAACAATCTTTGGAAAGGAAACTATGGAGTGGGAAGTGGGATTACAGTTCTTTCCGAAGCCGAGGCAGAGTATAAGGAATGCCTATCCAAACTAAAGTTCATCACTAACCCCAACCCTCCCTCTTTTGAAATTTTAGAAACGATACGATTCAGAAAAGGACATTATTTTTTAAAAGATCTCCACTTGGAACGAATGGAAGAAACGGCAAATCGTTTTGGTTATCCCTTTTCTAAACAAAAGGCGGAGGCCTGTTTAAAAACACATAACCATTCTTACAAAGACGAAGGTGTTTTTCGACTACGGTTTTTACTAAATGAAAAGGGAGAATTTCGTTTGGAAAGTTTTCCGCACACAAAACCTAAATTTCGCCCGAGAATCCGACTTGGACTAGCGAGTCGGCCCGTGGATTCCAACGATTTGTTTTTATACCACAAAACAACAAACAGGTCTTTTTATCAAAAGATGTTAGATGAATGCAAAACCAAATCCATTGATGACTGTGTTTTGTATGATCAGGATGGGCGGATCCTAGAAACCAATATTCGAAATCTATTTTTGAAAAAAGGAAAGTTTTGGTTTACCCCAACACTGGAAACCGGCGGCCTCCCCGGTGTGTTCCGAGAAGCGCTACTCCGAAAGGGATGGGTCAAAGAAACGGATCTTTTCCAATCAGATTTGTTAGATGCGGAAGAAATCCTTGTCGGGAATTCCCTTCGCGGTTTTGAAAAAGTGGATCTGGTTCATTAA
- a CDS encoding lipoyl domain-containing protein — MKEFLLKTPDLGDTEKIELVRWLRKEGDSVSQGDEMIELVTDKAAFPVESPYSGILKKIIMEEGSVVKKGDILGIMDINE; from the coding sequence ATGAAAGAATTCCTTTTAAAAACTCCAGATTTGGGTGATACAGAAAAGATCGAATTGGTTCGTTGGCTCCGAAAGGAAGGTGATTCCGTATCCCAAGGGGACGAAATGATCGAACTTGTCACCGACAAAGCCGCCTTTCCCGTCGAATCTCCCTATTCAGGAATCCTAAAAAAAATCATAATGGAAGAAGGATCGGTAGTGAAAAAAGGAGATATCCTCGGAATCATGGATATTAACGAATGA
- a CDS encoding metallophosphoesterase family protein has translation MKILHISDLHFPKKLPLFSLRGKAIVGYLSYRLRRKSKHPLVLISAMVEAISKLEYDALIISGDLTNVSHPGEFQNAKEILSPLLTEKTFIIPGNHDRYHKRAVGPNPLFEKTFSEWLGTSLDSKLYIRSKKIGGKLFIGWDSNYAIPRITASGYVSPEIIDKTLNHVTEPYVLVCHHPLWNPKTEIESKTHQMTNRAEVVEKLKTNPPELYLHGHTHTNWVKLPGPNTSFPIVNSASSTRLSDRNHECGFHLIEMEKSTHYRRFIYSEDKFIETNPIFYEESEGVI, from the coding sequence ATGAAAATCCTCCATATTTCTGACTTACATTTCCCGAAGAAACTTCCTTTGTTTTCTCTTCGTGGAAAAGCTATTGTCGGATACCTCAGCTACCGGTTGAGACGAAAATCAAAACATCCACTTGTACTGATTTCTGCTATGGTTGAAGCTATTAGCAAATTAGAATATGATGCACTTATCATCTCTGGTGATTTGACAAATGTTTCTCATCCAGGTGAGTTTCAAAATGCAAAAGAAATTTTAAGTCCTCTGCTTACTGAAAAAACATTTATCATTCCCGGAAATCATGACCGTTACCACAAACGAGCCGTTGGACCAAACCCCTTATTTGAAAAAACATTCAGTGAATGGCTTGGGACCTCTCTTGATTCCAAATTATACATTCGCTCTAAAAAAATTGGTGGGAAATTGTTTATAGGATGGGATTCTAATTATGCCATTCCGAGGATCACTGCCAGTGGTTACGTATCTCCCGAGATCATCGATAAAACTCTTAACCATGTTACAGAACCTTATGTTCTTGTATGCCACCATCCCCTTTGGAATCCCAAAACGGAAATTGAATCCAAAACACATCAGATGACTAACAGAGCTGAGGTGGTAGAGAAATTAAAAACCAATCCTCCTGAGTTGTATTTACATGGTCATACACATACCAATTGGGTGAAACTCCCAGGGCCTAACACTTCTTTTCCCATTGTAAACTCAGCATCGAGTACTAGACTCTCAGATAGAAACCATGAATGTGGATTTCACTTAATTGAGATGGAGAAATCAACACATTACCGTCGTTTTATTTATTCCGAAGACAAATTTATCGAGACTAATCCAATTTTTTACGAAGAATCGGAAGGGGTCATCTAA
- a CDS encoding Mrp/NBP35 family ATP-binding protein: protein MANSKIDLTTIQRQLMQVKHPELKKDIVSLGMVASVTPTDDGIEILIKTPNADRRLQIGLEAQTRQLISKIEGAGKVKIKFEVDQNLKMEDGNRIIGVKKVIAVGSGKGGVGKSTVTANLASTLARNGKKVGILDADIYGPSLGKMFGINGRVALKSEEDKIYPIEKHGIKLISFSFLVTEDQPVVWRGPMLGKAIEQFLYDVVWGELDYLFIDLPPGTGDVQLSLAQLIDLDGAVIVTTPQEVAVLDAGRAAAMFKQVKVPILGIVENMSGFACPKCGHVTDVFSKGGGEKLSKQVGVPELGSVPLTLDVMSSGESGKPALLDAKDSPLQQAYFRIAKNLEDQIAQWED from the coding sequence ATGGCTAATTCAAAAATCGACTTAACAACAATCCAAAGACAACTCATGCAAGTAAAACACCCTGAGTTAAAAAAAGATATCGTAAGTTTGGGAATGGTTGCATCTGTAACTCCTACAGATGATGGAATTGAAATCTTAATCAAAACACCAAATGCTGACAGACGATTACAAATCGGACTGGAAGCACAAACAAGACAGCTTATTTCCAAAATCGAAGGTGCAGGAAAGGTCAAAATCAAATTTGAAGTAGACCAAAACCTAAAGATGGAAGATGGAAATCGCATTATTGGTGTTAAAAAGGTAATTGCTGTCGGATCCGGAAAAGGTGGGGTTGGAAAATCAACTGTCACTGCAAACCTTGCTTCCACTCTTGCACGTAACGGCAAGAAGGTGGGGATTCTTGATGCAGATATCTACGGCCCTTCGCTTGGTAAGATGTTTGGAATCAATGGTCGCGTTGCTTTAAAATCCGAAGAAGATAAAATTTATCCCATTGAAAAACATGGAATCAAACTGATTTCTTTTTCCTTTCTTGTAACAGAAGACCAACCAGTCGTTTGGCGTGGACCCATGCTTGGAAAAGCCATTGAACAGTTCTTATACGATGTTGTCTGGGGAGAGTTGGATTATTTATTTATTGACTTACCTCCGGGAACAGGAGATGTCCAACTGTCACTCGCCCAACTCATTGATTTGGACGGGGCGGTGATTGTGACAACTCCGCAAGAAGTAGCAGTCCTTGATGCAGGGCGTGCTGCGGCGATGTTTAAACAAGTAAAAGTACCAATTCTCGGAATTGTGGAAAACATGTCAGGTTTTGCTTGCCCTAAATGCGGTCATGTAACTGATGTTTTCTCCAAAGGGGGAGGGGAAAAACTTTCGAAACAAGTAGGAGTACCGGAACTTGGCTCTGTTCCTTTGACTTTGGATGTGATGAGTTCTGGAGAATCTGGAAAACCAGCCCTACTTGACGCAAAAGATTCCCCATTGCAACAGGCTTATTTCCGCATTGCAAAAAATTTGGAAGACCAAATAGCCCAGTGGGAAGATTAA